A region from the Aphis gossypii isolate Hap1 chromosome 1, ASM2018417v2, whole genome shotgun sequence genome encodes:
- the LOC114129896 gene encoding uncharacterized protein LOC114129896 isoform X2, with protein sequence MFPCFWNFWSWVEPATTSAANSTVVTMATLKKNSVVVTQPMRRAMIGSSPLKSPLIKRPPSASVTLQGWLYKQGSEGLMLWKKRWFVLSEYCLFYYKNEEEEKLLGSILLPSYKISPCCPSEDKVYRKFSFKAEHDNMRTYYFAADTRELMVQWMNALSLASILQQNNGYNERNNTKRSHYINQLDAMDSGFLSSSFYSTPRSYYNNDISYKAQNNQIAQPLYANAPPKPRRVTEPHEDHPQIAQPQYKPLSLVQNLNRSQLNNSERRTPDTYGRHDVKYSNHSEYEEVIDEYVPSPVKYREKKYSYRPHSADFLEYDVRRAYQTPTPSTNSSYKSPEYYNTVKHVKRPKSSLDFVDNSDSYWSENAYAEKMRQASQSLSKETNLNRTTALSLRQLGIYLNDIKAEPVDGSSAQMKSHRNYIKEQEKRWSEYVNSFNRSASARVARNADKRNYEQNEHKRSTSLQRRNSIDSRDKERKSQQREESMKRLLDWKQRMLQSTLTRKSSGSSNRGSAQNELSKYYKKITDSRLKNEEKTIVNCTNNFYNSKYNNDSFSYSKNDLTIENDFNYSDDEEVKERESQVDTPVSAVKNVHEITPDSKYTNTINFYTKPVIKQNLSDETASSTNSYFKDDTLLVDSRHSDSGYDTLQMGSVLSSKDPDIDRLLKFDFGKKTNGIQNLIKNFEFNDMKEPLQSSSYSSNEAQISSLKKEDIRYSTAQNPQSVRDLLANFEKKNERCVFSDTETLLYETSSDTEPIEPIIPNSKRTEALSTDEDDPEVVDVLRQKADPNDEQYYLPMTPSKKSALEEDISKSKLVIVDTEDQENYVEMTQNSKPILAPSPKLDKKSHYEYIAYKNNSNYEPVYTEVKNKMLPDILKSSTNVNNSIKSDSSDADDEASKDLDSLDTPCHPRFSLSDTFRPASYYLGAATNEDTHDSSDSDLVSPPPMNFDKDNELKSIRKKMESLIQSASESDSDSGKKEKQTAFSGDLDSIGSRNGMYEIDINLDDYLDKQNIEECDRFYENYCKSLESRRLENSEPLPGAPYYYSDISNGNLRSLTPEPQGAEGFTMRRRSRSLEGVIDDSVYCNLEPRKCTSPKEAISRLLRTAEMKSPRATELAIVNLPLRSRSLDNLDAEPEKKTGRQSADILNSKRNEAMYVNEAVFDRHKEYKDDYRSVKKGRCKSGSQSFLEEGLYPMTRPPSMEQLDREKLRQWDLMSTVPAVMLGATRVYSRTSERQVILTPAESNTRPPSLSRRSDETPTSSPVSGCGSAIGQGPVHREYQEINKMINETMGSKNIYSSNRNIRNSQWNLTVSAGELLGQTHEELVLLLIQLRRQRVSICKAMEMCHNDIETQTRLTELDTPTKIENLQRLDELKKHLLELEKQYEKGKPLVNLVDNMVKLGSLYQAGSALENPDGLSTPTILKERLEFNDKVQEKRLLAEENKEWQRIKPNVNDLQEKVDRLYDLDQLMLEESGNLLHLRQDKELLEKALGGLRHKMQGVHSPAEEERYRRQQHVLERELSSVRSVLANNSKKLEETVASNARLESELVVLRQKLQSSRRVPDTGAGGPTVAALEAELRRVQLLVGDLQRQREDLSVQVRQLTEKSNTLSMQMNSDENEIRGKKRPANDSWIETDLDDSIQEDKKFNTPREKPQEIKTVRIVKRESERRQRDRDKCGGNIGLPLTSVSVKCVPVIEEPDYRIEDNYVKKLSAQEQLFGTTNPENISYDMYPNYSVEDRSMLPKDDAPLSPVYQSEAARQIVQELSKKDQNYNIEQNESLTKRLVPREKRRHHTVTSVRPFSITEPYNRDGGWRARDDVDMERALRPGAPDVVRSTMNKTDPAKFSAETIDSILGTPGKICIPERYIPESAPVSPDERKKRMHKAEAIRKMLSESTPILTTGTTVFLILMYVYLLIDYYLEGENDEYTTVGRKKMIEEKKQRDHLLQLNQILAQQVMEKSKSVALNAMAQVGNIKRYSLDDDERELSPEEPLPLYQQRENFYS encoded by the exons aaCTCTGTTGTGGTCACCCAACCTATGAGAAGAGCTATGATTGGATCTAGTCCTTTAAAATCGCCTCTGATCAAAAGACCACCATCTGCTTCTGTTACATTACAAGGTTGGCTTTACAAGCAAGGAAGTGAAGGTTTAATGTTATGGAAGAAACGGTGGTTTGTTCTTTCTGAATActgtcttttttattataaaa ATGAAGAGGAAGAAAAACTTTTAGgttctatattattaccttcttataaaatatcccCGTGTTGTCCATCAGAAGATAAAGTTTACAGAAAATTTAGCTTTAAAGCTGAGCATGATAACAtgagaacatattattttgctgCAGATACCAGAGAACTTATGGTTCAGTGGATGAATGCTTTAAGCTTGGCATCAATTCTACAACAAAACAATGG GTATAATGAACGAAACAACACAAAACGATCCCATTATATTAATCAGTTAGATGCTATGGATTCAGGATTCTTAAGTTCATCTTTCTATTCAACACCACGGTCATATTACAACAATGATATATCTTACAAAGCTCAAAACAATCAAATTGCTCAACCTCTTTATGCCAATGCGCCCCCAAAGCCAAGACGTGTGACTGAACCACATGAAGATCATCCTCAAATAGCTCAACCCCAGTATAAGCCATTATCCCTAgtccaaaatttaaataggtctcaattaaataattctgaaCGTCGAACACCTGATACATATGGACGTCATGATGTCAAGTATTCTAACCATAGCGAGTATGAAGAGGTTATTGATGAATATGTACCAAGCCCTGTTAaatatagagaaaaaaaatattcttatagaCCTCATAGTGCagattttttagaatatgaTGTAAGACGTGCCTATCAGACACCGACCCCAAGCACTAATTCTTCATATAAATCTCcagaatattacaatacagtaAAACATGTTAAAAGACCAAAATCTAGTTTAGATTTTGTAGATAATTCAGATAGTTATTGGTCAGAAAATGCATATGCAGAAAAAATGAGACAAGCTTCTCAGAGTTTGAGTAAAGAGACAAATTTAAATCGCACAACAGCTTTATCATTGAGGCAACTTGGAATTTATCTGAATGACATAAAAGCTGAGCCAGTAGATGGGTCTTCCGCACAAATGAAAAGTCatcgaaattatattaaagaacAAGAAAAAAGGTGGAGTGAATATGTTAACTCATTTAATAGGTCAGCTAGTGCTAGAGTTGCTAGGAATGCTGATAAGCGTAATTACGAACAAAATGAACATAAAAGAAGTACTAGCTTACAAAGAAGAAATAGCATTGACTCTAGAGATAAAGAACGAAAATCACAGCAG agagAAGAATCTATGAAACGTCTTTTAGATTGGAAACAACGAATGCTTCAATCTACTTTAACTCGCAAGTCTTCTGGGTCTTCTAATCGTGGTTCAGCTCAAAATGAATTATCtaagtattacaaaaaaataactgatagTCGacttaaaaatgaagaaaaaactattgtaaattgtactaATAATTTCTACAATAGCAAGTATAACAACGACAGTTTTAGTTATTCTAAGAATGACTTGACAATTGAAAATGATTTCAACTATTCTGATGATGAAg AAGTTAAAGAAAGAGAAAGTCAAGTAGACACTCCAGTATCAGCAGTAAAAAATGTCCATGAAATCACCCCAGACTCAAAATACACcaacacaattaatttttataccaaaCCAGTAATCAAGCAAAATCTATCTGATGAGACTGCAAGTTCaacaaattcttattttaaagatgatACATTATTAGTAGATAGTAGACATTCAGACAGTGGATACGACACTTTACAAATGGGAAGTGTTCTTTCATCTAAAGATCCTGATATTGATCgtctattaaaatttgattttggtaAGAAAACAAATGGAATAcaaaatcttattaaaaactttgaatttaatgatatgaAAGAACCACTTCAGTCATCTTCATATAGTTCTAATGAAGCACAAATTTCTTCATTGAAAAAAGAAGATATTAGGTATTCAACAGCCCAAAATCCTCAATCTGTAAGAGACCTATTagcaaattttgaaaaaaaaaatgaacgttGTGTATTTAGTGACACAGAAACACTGCTATATGAAACATCAAGTGATACAGAACCTATTGAACCTATTATACCAAATTCAAAGCGCACTGAAGCACTATCAACGGACGAAGATGATCCAGAAGTTGTAGATGTGTTAAGACAAAAAGCTGATCCAAATGACGAACAGTACTATTTACCTATGACACCATCCAAAAAGTCAGCATTAGAAGAAGATATTTCTAAATCTAAGTTAGTGATCGTTGATACTGAAGATCAAGAAAATTATGTTGAAATGACACAAAATTCTAAACCCATACTTGCTCCATCACCTAAACTAGacaaaaaatcacattatgaatatattgcttataaaaataattctaattatgAACCAGTTTATACagaggtaaaaaataaaatgttacctGATATTCTCAAGTCATCtactaatgttaataattcaatCAAATCAGATAGCTCAGATGCTGACGATGAAGCCTCAAAAGATTTAGACTCACTTGATACCCCTTGTCATCCTAGATTTAGTTTATCTGATACATTTAGACCTGCTTCTTATTATTTAGGAGCTGCAACTAATGAAGATACCCATGACTCTTCAGATAGTGATTTAGTTTCTCCACCACCCATGAACTTTGATAAAGACAATGAGCTTAAatctattagaaaaaaaatggaatcaCTTATACAATCTGCTTCTGAATCAGATTCTGATTCtggtaaaaaagaaaaacaaacagCCTTTAGTGGAGACTTGGATTCAATTGGAAGTAGAAATGGCATGTAtgaaatagatataaatttagatGATTACCTTGATAAACAGAATATAGAAGAATGTGATAGGTTCTATGAAAATTATTGCAAAAGTTTAGAGAGTAGACGATTAGAAAATTCTGAACCACTACCTGGTGccccttattattattcagacaTTTCAAATGGAAATCTGAGATCACTGACTCCAGAGCCACAAGGTGCAGAAGGATTTACAATGCGTCGTCGAAGTCGTTCACTTGAAGGTGTAATTGATGATAgcgtttattgtaatttagaaCCTAGAAAATGTACCTCTCCTAAAGAGGCAATATCACGATTATTACGCACCGCTGAAATGAAATCACCTAGAGCAACTGAATTGGCTATTGTAAATTTACCATTGAGGTCAAGGTCTTTAGATAATTTGGATGCTGagcctgaaaaaaaaactgggcGTCAAAGTGCTGATATTTTGAATAGCAAAAGAAATGAAGCGATGTATGTTAATGAAGCAGTATTTGACCGTCATAAAGAATATAAGGATGATTACCGGTCTGTTAAGAAGGGTAGATGCAAGAGTGGATCCCAGTCTTTTTTAGAGGAGGGCCTATACCCGATGACCCGGCCACCATCAATGGAACAACTGGACAGGGAGAAACTAAGACAGTGGGACCTCATGTCCACTGTCCCTGCCGTGATGTTGGGTGCAACGCGCGTGTACAGTCGTACTTCAGAGAGACAAGTGATATTGACGCCTGCCGAATCAAACACAAGGCCGCCATCGCTAAGTCGCCGTTCAGACGAAACACCAACAAGCTCGCcag tgTCCGGTTGCGGATCAGCGATTGGACAAGGTCCAGTTCATCGAGAGTACCaagaaatcaataaaatgataaatgaaaCAATGggcagtaaaaatatttattccagtaatagaaatattaga aATAGTCAATGGAACTTGACAGTTTCTGCTGGTGAGCTTCTAGGCCAAACGCATGaagaattagttttattattgattcagTTAAGAAGGCAAAGAGTTTCTATTTGTAAAGCAATGGAAATGTGCCATAATGATATTGAGACCCAG acaaGATTGACTGAGCTGGATACTCCAACTAAAATAGAAAACTTGCAAAGATtggatgaattaaaaaaacatctgTTGGAACTTGAAaaacaa tatgaaAAAGGAAAACCTCTTGTAAACCTTGTTGATAATATGGTAAAATTGGGTTCATTGTATCAAGCTGGATCTGCTCTTGAAAATCCTGATGGACTCTCTACACCAACTATATTAAAAGAGCGCCTGGAGTTCAATGATAAAGTACAAGAAAAACGTCTACTAGCAGAAGAAAATAAAGAATGGCAACGAATAAAACCAAATGTTAACGATCTACAGGAAAAAGTTGATAGATTATATGATTTAGATCAATTGATGCTAGAAGAATCtggaaatttattacatttaagacAAGATAAAGAATTATTAGAGAAAGCTTTAGGTGGCCTTAGGCATAAAATGCAAGGTGTTCATAGTCCAGCTGAGGAGGAACGTTATAGAAGACAGCAACATGTATTGGAACGTGAATTGAGCTCAGTTAGATCCGTATTAGCTAATAATTctaag AAACTGGAAGAAACAGTTGCATCAAATGCAAGATTAGAATCAGAATTGGTAGTCTTACGACAAAAACTGCAGTCTTCAAGACGCGTACCAGATACAGGCGCAGGAGGTCCAACTGTAGCTGCACTAGAAGCAGAACTTAGAAGAGTACAATTATTAGTTGGAGATTTACAACGGCAACGTGAAGATTTAAGTGTTCAAGTTCGACAGCTTACAGAAAAATCAAACACATTATCTATGCAAATGAATAgtgatgaaaatgaaataaggGGTAAGAAAAGACCTGCAAATGATTCATGGATTGAAACAGATTTAGATGACTCAATTCAAGaggataaaaaat TTAACACTCCAAGAGAAAAACcacaagaaataaaaacagtgaGAATTGTCAAAAGAGAATCAGAGAGGCGACAGAGAGATAGAGATAAATGTGGTGGTAATATTGGTCTTCCGTTAACAAGTGTTAGTGTTAAATGTGTACCTGTTATTGAAGAACCTGACTATAGA ATTGaagataattatgttaaaaaactaTCAGCACAAGAACAATTATTTGGCACAACAAACccagaaaatatttcatatgatATGTATCCAAATTATAGTGTTGAAGATCGTTCTATGCTTCCAAAAGATGATGCACCTTTATCACCAGTATATCAGAGTGAAGCAGCCAGACAAATTGTACAAGAATTATCGAAAAAAgatcaaaactataatattgagcAAAATGAATCATTGACCAAAAGACTGGTACCAAGAGAAAAGCGTAGACATCACACTGTCACAAGTGTTAGACCATTCTCTATTACAGAACCTtacaat agAGACGGTGGTTGGAGAGCTCGAGATGATGTAGACATGGAACGAGCTCTAAGGCCTGGTGCTCCTGATGTGGTTCGATCTACAATGAATAAGACTGATCCTGCAAAATTTAGTGCAGAAACCATAGATAGTATATTAGGAACACctggaaaaatatgtataccagAACGTTATATTCCAGAATCGGCTCCTGTGTCGCCAGACGAACGCAAAAAGAGAATGCACAAAGCTGAAGCTATTAGAAAAATGTTGTCAGAATCTACTCCTATACTTACTACAGGTACAACTGTgttcttaatattaatgtatgtatacttattgattgattattatttagaaggAGAAAATGATGAATACACTACCGTCGGTAGAAAAAAGAtgattgaagaaaaaaagcaAAGAGACCATTTGTTACAATTGAATCAAATACTGGCACAACAAGTTATGGAGAAGAGCAAATCAGTTGCTT tgAATGCAATGGCTCAAGTGGGTAATATAAAACGGTATTCACTAGATGATGATGAACGAGAATTATCACCAGAAGAACCTCTTCCATTATACCAGCAAAGAGAAAACTTTTATTcttaa